A section of the Thermodesulfobacteriota bacterium genome encodes:
- a CDS encoding response regulator: MTASQEMDPPLQRPVVLVAEDDEAVRELARKVLVEAGMEVLCTRDGCEAVDRVRAEGGRIRVVVLDLMMPVMDGKTALRKIRRLQPDLPVVVASGLDGRQVLGPELAAQVAVFLRKPYRSVELVEALRRATRGDRMPTATMELQGGRS, translated from the coding sequence GTGACAGCCTCGCAGGAGATGGACCCCCCACTGCAGCGTCCCGTCGTTCTGGTGGCGGAGGACGACGAAGCGGTCCGGGAACTCGCCAGGAAGGTGTTGGTCGAAGCCGGCATGGAGGTGCTCTGCACCCGAGACGGGTGCGAAGCGGTGGATCGGGTTCGCGCGGAGGGTGGGCGGATCCGCGTCGTCGTGCTGGACCTGATGATGCCGGTAATGGACGGAAAGACCGCGCTCCGGAAGATCCGGCGCCTTCAGCCCGATCTCCCGGTCGTCGTCGCGTCCGGACTCGACGGCCGGCAGGTCTTGGGTCCCGAACTCGCGGCCCAGGTCGCCGTGTTCCTCCGGAAGCCCTACCGATCCGTGGAGCTCGTGGAAGCGCTCAGACGGGCAACGAGGGGGGATCGAATGCCAACCGCAACGATGGAACTGCAGGGAGGTCGGTCATGA